A stretch of the Panicum virgatum strain AP13 chromosome 9N, P.virgatum_v5, whole genome shotgun sequence genome encodes the following:
- the LOC120691452 gene encoding nijmegen breakage syndrome 1 protein-like isoform X3 — MVWALTPVDTVRGTQKYYIFAAGTYKVGRKDCDVVVQADTSISRVHAEIAIEKMVAWDPHSGAPASPSYVRVVDRSKYGTFVNKVHGTQGSRLHKDEDVMLTDGDTVTFGTGNATFRLSFVPIVAFFHGRKSARIDPSLHAVMTSIGAYATRKWSDECTHVLADESCSLTPELLDAVMGKKQIVLGEWFKAMAEKNIHIEIPSCTQYIPNLTLDGTVIKMVEINLIQNCLAGYTFILGPSDKYQFGEKLHGLLEATGAKYLHIDEFCANSQDSVAGDTDQQILVVPARYPLEFSKICGLFPLSKISDVKLFAAILSGRLEATAIEPPAFIVTSSNSTDETIVADSDVEMETATSNPSGAAYKSQNRIENISADEKENTNITNEVAVTVSRTKANVIQPNDTSKAEASKPTEDDVKVIDKTAVYRSKARDEDVRVISKVLKDENLDISRDGACDIIFSQDLVVKRPHRSAPAASTEECVHVYFWASDLLLQRETVSGNSFKDLVPFARDPYRESDYDGSTMTDFMREEKQRKQMEAIAEDLFNNAKSKKRAAAGSSIHILLTGRR; from the exons ATGGTCTGGGCGCTGACCCCCGTCGACACAGTGCGCG GGACGCAGAAGTATTACATCTTCGCCGCCGGGACGTACAAGGTCGGCCGCAAAG ATTGTGATGTCGTTGTTCAAGCTGACACATCTATATCCCGAGTCCATGCGGAGATTGCAATTGAAAAGATGGTTGCCTGGGATCCGCATTCTGGCGCACCTGCCAGTCCATCCTATGTTCGTGTAGTCGACCGATCGAAGTATGGCACATTTGTCAACAAAGTACATGGAACCCAGGGCAGTCGTCTACATAAAGATGAAGATGTAATGCTTACTGATGGGGATACTGTGACTTTTGGAACTGGGAATGCAACCTTCAG GTTGTCATTTGTCCCCATAGTGGCCTTTTTTCATGGCAGAAAGTCGGCGCGAATTGATCCATCGTTGCATGCAGTCATGACATCTATTG GTGCATACGCTACTCGTAAGTGGAGTGATGAATGTACACATGTTCTTGCTGATGAATCATGTTCATTGACACCAGAGCTCCTCGATGCAGTTATGGGAAAGAAGCAGATTGTATTGGGAGAGTGGTTTAAG GCAATGGCTGAAAAGAACATACACATAGAAATCCCTTCTTGTACACA ATACATTCCAAATTTGACTCTTGATGGGACAGTAATCAAGATGGTGGAGATCAACCTCATTCAGAATTGTCTAGCAGGCTATACTTTTATCCTAGGGCCATCAGATAAG TATCAATTTGGTGAGAAACTCCATGGATTACTGGAAGCAACTGGAGCAAAATATCTCCACATTGACGAATTTTGTGCGAACAGCCAG GACTCAGTAGCTGGAGATACTGATCAACAAATTCTTGTGGTTCCTGCAAGATATCCTTTAGAGTTTAGTAAGATATGTGGGCTATTTCCGTTGTCGAAGATCAGTGATGTTAAGCTATTTGCTGCTATATTGTCTGGCCGCTTGGAAGCAACTGCTATTGAACCACCTGCTT TCATTGTTACATCATCGAATTCGACGGATGAAACTATTGTGGCGGATTCTGATGTTGAAATGGAGACCGCAACTTCTAATCCTAGTGGTGCTGCCTACAAGTCTCAAAATCGCATTGAGAACATCTCTGCTGATGAAAAGGAAAACACAAATATAACCAATGAAGTTGCTGTAACTGTCAGTAGAACAAAAGCTAATGTTATTCAACCAAATGACACTTCGAAAGCTGAAGCTTCGAAACCTACGGAGGATGATGTTAAGGTCATAGACAAAACAGCAGTATATAGATCCAAAGCTAGAGATGAGGATGTTCGTGTTATAAGCAAGGTGCTTAAGGATGAGAATTTGGACATCAGCAGGGATGGGGCTTGTGATATAATATTTAGTCAGGATCTGGTTGTCAAAAGACCCCATCGGTCAGCTCCTGCTGCATCAACTGAAG AATGTGTCCATGTTTACTTCTGGGCCTCTGACCTTTTACTTCAGAGGGAAACAGTGTCGGGAAACAGCTTCAAGGACCTTGTTCCATTTGCACGAGATCCATACAG AGAATCTGACTATGATGGGAGCACAATGACTGATTTCATGCGTGAGGAGAAACAGCGGAAACAAATGGAAGCCATTGCAGAGGAcctcttcaacaatgcaaag TCAAAGAAACGGGCAGCCGCTGGCAGTTCAATTCACATCCTACTTACTGGCCGCAGATGA
- the LOC120691452 gene encoding nijmegen breakage syndrome 1 protein-like isoform X5, with the protein MGKKQIVLGEWFKAMAEKNIHIEIPSCTQYIPNLTLDGTVIKMVEINLIQNCLAGYTFILGPSDKYQFGEKLHGLLEATGAKYLHIDEFCANSQDSVAGDTDQQILVVPARYPLEFSKICGLFPLSKISDVKLFAAILSGRLEATAIEPPAFIVTSSNSTDETIVADSDVEMETATSNPSGAAYKSQNRIENISADEKENTNITNEVAVTVSRTKANVIQPNDTSKAEASKPTEDDVKVIDKTAVYRSKARDEDVRVISKVLKDENLDISRDGACDIIFSQDLVVKRPHRSAPAASTEECVHVYFWASDLLLQRETVSGNSFKDLVPFARDPYRESDYDGSTMTDFMREEKQRKQMEAIAEDLFNNAKMRACRRRLPVYVYVLRLTFRSEVGGLDNCKRNCSFPKQMTVILLHLRFSSSVEGFWKCEKPAPGLLFYHCGRDQLSAVSIGRLC; encoded by the exons ATGGGAAAGAAGCAGATTGTATTGGGAGAGTGGTTTAAG GCAATGGCTGAAAAGAACATACACATAGAAATCCCTTCTTGTACACA ATACATTCCAAATTTGACTCTTGATGGGACAGTAATCAAGATGGTGGAGATCAACCTCATTCAGAATTGTCTAGCAGGCTATACTTTTATCCTAGGGCCATCAGATAAG TATCAATTTGGTGAGAAACTCCATGGATTACTGGAAGCAACTGGAGCAAAATATCTCCACATTGACGAATTTTGTGCGAACAGCCAG GACTCAGTAGCTGGAGATACTGATCAACAAATTCTTGTGGTTCCTGCAAGATATCCTTTAGAGTTTAGTAAGATATGTGGGCTATTTCCGTTGTCGAAGATCAGTGATGTTAAGCTATTTGCTGCTATATTGTCTGGCCGCTTGGAAGCAACTGCTATTGAACCACCTGCTT TCATTGTTACATCATCGAATTCGACGGATGAAACTATTGTGGCGGATTCTGATGTTGAAATGGAGACCGCAACTTCTAATCCTAGTGGTGCTGCCTACAAGTCTCAAAATCGCATTGAGAACATCTCTGCTGATGAAAAGGAAAACACAAATATAACCAATGAAGTTGCTGTAACTGTCAGTAGAACAAAAGCTAATGTTATTCAACCAAATGACACTTCGAAAGCTGAAGCTTCGAAACCTACGGAGGATGATGTTAAGGTCATAGACAAAACAGCAGTATATAGATCCAAAGCTAGAGATGAGGATGTTCGTGTTATAAGCAAGGTGCTTAAGGATGAGAATTTGGACATCAGCAGGGATGGGGCTTGTGATATAATATTTAGTCAGGATCTGGTTGTCAAAAGACCCCATCGGTCAGCTCCTGCTGCATCAACTGAAG AATGTGTCCATGTTTACTTCTGGGCCTCTGACCTTTTACTTCAGAGGGAAACAGTGTCGGGAAACAGCTTCAAGGACCTTGTTCCATTTGCACGAGATCCATACAG AGAATCTGACTATGATGGGAGCACAATGACTGATTTCATGCGTGAGGAGAAACAGCGGAAACAAATGGAAGCCATTGCAGAGGAcctcttcaacaatgcaaag ATGAGAGCCTGCAGGAGAAGATTACCAGTATATGTATATGTGCTCCGCCTGACTTTTCGTTCAGAGGTGGGAGGCCTAGATAACTGCAAGCGCAATTGCTCATTTCCTAAGCAGATGACAGTTATCCTGTTGCACCTTCGGTTCTCCAGTTCCGTTGAAGGTTTCTGGAAGTGTGAGAAGCCCGCTCCAGGACTCCTTTTTTACCACTGCGGGAGAGACCAGCTTAGTGCTGTAAGCATAGGAAGGTTGTGTTAG
- the LOC120692062 gene encoding probable prefoldin subunit 5, translating into MATSGRIELDKLSVEQLKEQTDLEVNLLHDSLNKIRTAITRLESASAALQDLSLRPHGKKMLVPLTASLYVPGSLDDAEKVLVDVGTGYFIEKTMAQGKEYCERKINLLKSNLDELAEVATKKKAIADQMGLLLHAKLRQGSPGPSS; encoded by the exons ATGGCGACCTCGGGACGGATCGAACTGGACAAGCTGAGCGTGGAGCAGCTCAAGGAGCAGACGGATCTGGAGGTCAACCTCCTCCACGACAGCCTCAACAAGATCCGCACGGCCATCACTCGCCTCGAGAGCGCCTCCGCGGCGCTGCAGGACCTATCCCTCCGCCCCCACG GGAAGAAGATGCTTGTGCCGCTCACGGCGTCCCTCTACGTGCCCGGCTCGCTTGACGACGCCGAGAAGGTCCTCGTCGACGTCGGCACTGGTTACTTCATCGAG AAAACCATGGCTCAAGGGAAAGAATACTGTGAAAGAAAAATtaatttgttgaagtcaaatttAGATGAACTGGCTGAG GTGGCTACGAAAAAGAAAGCCATAGCAGATCAGATGGGTCTGCTGCTACATGCCAAGCTGAGGCAAGGATCGCCTGGCCCAAGTTCATGA
- the LOC120691452 gene encoding nijmegen breakage syndrome 1 protein-like isoform X1, with translation MVWALTPVDTVRGTQKYYIFAAGTYKVGRKDCDVVVQADTSISRVHAEIAIEKMVAWDPHSGAPASPSYVRVVDRSKYGTFVNKVHGTQGSRLHKDEDVMLTDGDTVTFGTGNATFRLSFVPIVAFFHGRKSARIDPSLHAVMTSIGAYATRKWSDECTHVLADESCSLTPELLDAVMGKKQIVLGEWFKAMAEKNIHIEIPSCTQYIPNLTLDGTVIKMVEINLIQNCLAGYTFILGPSDKYQFGEKLHGLLEATGAKYLHIDEFCANSQDSVAGDTDQQILVVPARYPLEFSKICGLFPLSKISDVKLFAAILSGRLEATAIEPPAFIVTSSNSTDETIVADSDVEMETATSNPSGAAYKSQNRIENISADEKENTNITNEVAVTVSRTKANVIQPNDTSKAEASKPTEDDVKVIDKTAVYRSKARDEDVRVISKVLKDENLDISRDGACDIIFSQDLVVKRPHRSAPAASTEECVHVYFWASDLLLQRETVSGNSFKDLVPFARDPYRESDYDGSTMTDFMREEKQRKQMEAIAEDLFNNAKMRACRRRLPVYVYVLRLTFRSEVGGLDNCKRNCSFPKQMTVILLHLRFSSSVEGFWKCEKPAPGLLFYHCGRDQLSAVSIGRLC, from the exons ATGGTCTGGGCGCTGACCCCCGTCGACACAGTGCGCG GGACGCAGAAGTATTACATCTTCGCCGCCGGGACGTACAAGGTCGGCCGCAAAG ATTGTGATGTCGTTGTTCAAGCTGACACATCTATATCCCGAGTCCATGCGGAGATTGCAATTGAAAAGATGGTTGCCTGGGATCCGCATTCTGGCGCACCTGCCAGTCCATCCTATGTTCGTGTAGTCGACCGATCGAAGTATGGCACATTTGTCAACAAAGTACATGGAACCCAGGGCAGTCGTCTACATAAAGATGAAGATGTAATGCTTACTGATGGGGATACTGTGACTTTTGGAACTGGGAATGCAACCTTCAG GTTGTCATTTGTCCCCATAGTGGCCTTTTTTCATGGCAGAAAGTCGGCGCGAATTGATCCATCGTTGCATGCAGTCATGACATCTATTG GTGCATACGCTACTCGTAAGTGGAGTGATGAATGTACACATGTTCTTGCTGATGAATCATGTTCATTGACACCAGAGCTCCTCGATGCAGTTATGGGAAAGAAGCAGATTGTATTGGGAGAGTGGTTTAAG GCAATGGCTGAAAAGAACATACACATAGAAATCCCTTCTTGTACACA ATACATTCCAAATTTGACTCTTGATGGGACAGTAATCAAGATGGTGGAGATCAACCTCATTCAGAATTGTCTAGCAGGCTATACTTTTATCCTAGGGCCATCAGATAAG TATCAATTTGGTGAGAAACTCCATGGATTACTGGAAGCAACTGGAGCAAAATATCTCCACATTGACGAATTTTGTGCGAACAGCCAG GACTCAGTAGCTGGAGATACTGATCAACAAATTCTTGTGGTTCCTGCAAGATATCCTTTAGAGTTTAGTAAGATATGTGGGCTATTTCCGTTGTCGAAGATCAGTGATGTTAAGCTATTTGCTGCTATATTGTCTGGCCGCTTGGAAGCAACTGCTATTGAACCACCTGCTT TCATTGTTACATCATCGAATTCGACGGATGAAACTATTGTGGCGGATTCTGATGTTGAAATGGAGACCGCAACTTCTAATCCTAGTGGTGCTGCCTACAAGTCTCAAAATCGCATTGAGAACATCTCTGCTGATGAAAAGGAAAACACAAATATAACCAATGAAGTTGCTGTAACTGTCAGTAGAACAAAAGCTAATGTTATTCAACCAAATGACACTTCGAAAGCTGAAGCTTCGAAACCTACGGAGGATGATGTTAAGGTCATAGACAAAACAGCAGTATATAGATCCAAAGCTAGAGATGAGGATGTTCGTGTTATAAGCAAGGTGCTTAAGGATGAGAATTTGGACATCAGCAGGGATGGGGCTTGTGATATAATATTTAGTCAGGATCTGGTTGTCAAAAGACCCCATCGGTCAGCTCCTGCTGCATCAACTGAAG AATGTGTCCATGTTTACTTCTGGGCCTCTGACCTTTTACTTCAGAGGGAAACAGTGTCGGGAAACAGCTTCAAGGACCTTGTTCCATTTGCACGAGATCCATACAG AGAATCTGACTATGATGGGAGCACAATGACTGATTTCATGCGTGAGGAGAAACAGCGGAAACAAATGGAAGCCATTGCAGAGGAcctcttcaacaatgcaaag ATGAGAGCCTGCAGGAGAAGATTACCAGTATATGTATATGTGCTCCGCCTGACTTTTCGTTCAGAGGTGGGAGGCCTAGATAACTGCAAGCGCAATTGCTCATTTCCTAAGCAGATGACAGTTATCCTGTTGCACCTTCGGTTCTCCAGTTCCGTTGAAGGTTTCTGGAAGTGTGAGAAGCCCGCTCCAGGACTCCTTTTTTACCACTGCGGGAGAGACCAGCTTAGTGCTGTAAGCATAGGAAGGTTGTGTTAG
- the LOC120691452 gene encoding nijmegen breakage syndrome 1 protein-like isoform X4, translating into MVWALTPVDTVRGTQKYYIFAAGTYKVGRKDCDVVVQADTSISRVHAEIAIEKMVAWDPHSGAPASPSYVRVVDRSKYGTFVNKVHGTQGSRLHKDEDVMLTDGDTVTFGTGNATFRLSFVPIVAFFHGRKSARIDPSLHAVMTSIGAYATRKWSDECTHVLADESCSLTPELLDAVMGKKQIVLGEWFKAMAEKNIHIEIPSCTQYIPNLTLDGTVIKMVEINLIQNCLAGYTFILGPSDKYQFGEKLHGLLEATGAKYLHIDEFCANSQDSVAGDTDQQILVVPARYPLEFSKICGLFPLSKISDVKLFAAILSGRLEATAIEPPAFIVTSSNSTDETIVADSDVEMETATSNPSGAAYKSQNRIENISADEKENTNITNEVAVTVSRTKANVIQPNDTSKAEASKPTEDDVKVIDKTAVYRSKARDEDVRVISKVLKDENLDISRDGACDIIFSQDLVVKRPHRSAPAASTEGGVNFKRFRKRETVSGNSFKDLVPFARDPYRESDYDGSTMTDFMREEKQRKQMEAIAEDLFNNAKSKKRAAAGSSIHILLTGRR; encoded by the exons ATGGTCTGGGCGCTGACCCCCGTCGACACAGTGCGCG GGACGCAGAAGTATTACATCTTCGCCGCCGGGACGTACAAGGTCGGCCGCAAAG ATTGTGATGTCGTTGTTCAAGCTGACACATCTATATCCCGAGTCCATGCGGAGATTGCAATTGAAAAGATGGTTGCCTGGGATCCGCATTCTGGCGCACCTGCCAGTCCATCCTATGTTCGTGTAGTCGACCGATCGAAGTATGGCACATTTGTCAACAAAGTACATGGAACCCAGGGCAGTCGTCTACATAAAGATGAAGATGTAATGCTTACTGATGGGGATACTGTGACTTTTGGAACTGGGAATGCAACCTTCAG GTTGTCATTTGTCCCCATAGTGGCCTTTTTTCATGGCAGAAAGTCGGCGCGAATTGATCCATCGTTGCATGCAGTCATGACATCTATTG GTGCATACGCTACTCGTAAGTGGAGTGATGAATGTACACATGTTCTTGCTGATGAATCATGTTCATTGACACCAGAGCTCCTCGATGCAGTTATGGGAAAGAAGCAGATTGTATTGGGAGAGTGGTTTAAG GCAATGGCTGAAAAGAACATACACATAGAAATCCCTTCTTGTACACA ATACATTCCAAATTTGACTCTTGATGGGACAGTAATCAAGATGGTGGAGATCAACCTCATTCAGAATTGTCTAGCAGGCTATACTTTTATCCTAGGGCCATCAGATAAG TATCAATTTGGTGAGAAACTCCATGGATTACTGGAAGCAACTGGAGCAAAATATCTCCACATTGACGAATTTTGTGCGAACAGCCAG GACTCAGTAGCTGGAGATACTGATCAACAAATTCTTGTGGTTCCTGCAAGATATCCTTTAGAGTTTAGTAAGATATGTGGGCTATTTCCGTTGTCGAAGATCAGTGATGTTAAGCTATTTGCTGCTATATTGTCTGGCCGCTTGGAAGCAACTGCTATTGAACCACCTGCTT TCATTGTTACATCATCGAATTCGACGGATGAAACTATTGTGGCGGATTCTGATGTTGAAATGGAGACCGCAACTTCTAATCCTAGTGGTGCTGCCTACAAGTCTCAAAATCGCATTGAGAACATCTCTGCTGATGAAAAGGAAAACACAAATATAACCAATGAAGTTGCTGTAACTGTCAGTAGAACAAAAGCTAATGTTATTCAACCAAATGACACTTCGAAAGCTGAAGCTTCGAAACCTACGGAGGATGATGTTAAGGTCATAGACAAAACAGCAGTATATAGATCCAAAGCTAGAGATGAGGATGTTCGTGTTATAAGCAAGGTGCTTAAGGATGAGAATTTGGACATCAGCAGGGATGGGGCTTGTGATATAATATTTAGTCAGGATCTGGTTGTCAAAAGACCCCATCGGTCAGCTCCTGCTGCATCAACTGAAGGTGGTGTTAACTTCAAGCGCTTTAGAAAG AGGGAAACAGTGTCGGGAAACAGCTTCAAGGACCTTGTTCCATTTGCACGAGATCCATACAG AGAATCTGACTATGATGGGAGCACAATGACTGATTTCATGCGTGAGGAGAAACAGCGGAAACAAATGGAAGCCATTGCAGAGGAcctcttcaacaatgcaaag TCAAAGAAACGGGCAGCCGCTGGCAGTTCAATTCACATCCTACTTACTGGCCGCAGATGA
- the LOC120691452 gene encoding nijmegen breakage syndrome 1 protein-like isoform X2 codes for MVWALTPVDTVRGTQKYYIFAAGTYKVGRKDCDVVVQADTSISRVHAEIAIEKMVAWDPHSGAPASPSYVRVVDRSKYGTFVNKVHGTQGSRLHKDEDVMLTDGDTVTFGTGNATFRLSFVPIVAFFHGRKSARIDPSLHAVMTSIGAYATRKWSDECTHVLADESCSLTPELLDAVMGKKQIVLGEWFKAMAEKNIHIEIPSCTQYIPNLTLDGTVIKMVEINLIQNCLAGYTFILGPSDKYQFGEKLHGLLEATGAKYLHIDEFCANSQDSVAGDTDQQILVVPARYPLEFSKICGLFPLSKISDVKLFAAILSGRLEATAIEPPAFIVTSSNSTDETIVADSDVEMETATSNPSGAAYKSQNRIENISADEKENTNITNEVAVTVSRTKANVIQPNDTSKAEASKPTEDDVKVIDKTAVYRSKARDEDVRVISKVLKDENLDISRDGACDIIFSQDLVVKRPHRSAPAASTEGGVNFKRFRKRETVSGNSFKDLVPFARDPYRESDYDGSTMTDFMREEKQRKQMEAIAEDLFNNAKMRACRRRLPVYVYVLRLTFRSEVGGLDNCKRNCSFPKQMTVILLHLRFSSSVEGFWKCEKPAPGLLFYHCGRDQLSAVSIGRLC; via the exons ATGGTCTGGGCGCTGACCCCCGTCGACACAGTGCGCG GGACGCAGAAGTATTACATCTTCGCCGCCGGGACGTACAAGGTCGGCCGCAAAG ATTGTGATGTCGTTGTTCAAGCTGACACATCTATATCCCGAGTCCATGCGGAGATTGCAATTGAAAAGATGGTTGCCTGGGATCCGCATTCTGGCGCACCTGCCAGTCCATCCTATGTTCGTGTAGTCGACCGATCGAAGTATGGCACATTTGTCAACAAAGTACATGGAACCCAGGGCAGTCGTCTACATAAAGATGAAGATGTAATGCTTACTGATGGGGATACTGTGACTTTTGGAACTGGGAATGCAACCTTCAG GTTGTCATTTGTCCCCATAGTGGCCTTTTTTCATGGCAGAAAGTCGGCGCGAATTGATCCATCGTTGCATGCAGTCATGACATCTATTG GTGCATACGCTACTCGTAAGTGGAGTGATGAATGTACACATGTTCTTGCTGATGAATCATGTTCATTGACACCAGAGCTCCTCGATGCAGTTATGGGAAAGAAGCAGATTGTATTGGGAGAGTGGTTTAAG GCAATGGCTGAAAAGAACATACACATAGAAATCCCTTCTTGTACACA ATACATTCCAAATTTGACTCTTGATGGGACAGTAATCAAGATGGTGGAGATCAACCTCATTCAGAATTGTCTAGCAGGCTATACTTTTATCCTAGGGCCATCAGATAAG TATCAATTTGGTGAGAAACTCCATGGATTACTGGAAGCAACTGGAGCAAAATATCTCCACATTGACGAATTTTGTGCGAACAGCCAG GACTCAGTAGCTGGAGATACTGATCAACAAATTCTTGTGGTTCCTGCAAGATATCCTTTAGAGTTTAGTAAGATATGTGGGCTATTTCCGTTGTCGAAGATCAGTGATGTTAAGCTATTTGCTGCTATATTGTCTGGCCGCTTGGAAGCAACTGCTATTGAACCACCTGCTT TCATTGTTACATCATCGAATTCGACGGATGAAACTATTGTGGCGGATTCTGATGTTGAAATGGAGACCGCAACTTCTAATCCTAGTGGTGCTGCCTACAAGTCTCAAAATCGCATTGAGAACATCTCTGCTGATGAAAAGGAAAACACAAATATAACCAATGAAGTTGCTGTAACTGTCAGTAGAACAAAAGCTAATGTTATTCAACCAAATGACACTTCGAAAGCTGAAGCTTCGAAACCTACGGAGGATGATGTTAAGGTCATAGACAAAACAGCAGTATATAGATCCAAAGCTAGAGATGAGGATGTTCGTGTTATAAGCAAGGTGCTTAAGGATGAGAATTTGGACATCAGCAGGGATGGGGCTTGTGATATAATATTTAGTCAGGATCTGGTTGTCAAAAGACCCCATCGGTCAGCTCCTGCTGCATCAACTGAAGGTGGTGTTAACTTCAAGCGCTTTAGAAAG AGGGAAACAGTGTCGGGAAACAGCTTCAAGGACCTTGTTCCATTTGCACGAGATCCATACAG AGAATCTGACTATGATGGGAGCACAATGACTGATTTCATGCGTGAGGAGAAACAGCGGAAACAAATGGAAGCCATTGCAGAGGAcctcttcaacaatgcaaag ATGAGAGCCTGCAGGAGAAGATTACCAGTATATGTATATGTGCTCCGCCTGACTTTTCGTTCAGAGGTGGGAGGCCTAGATAACTGCAAGCGCAATTGCTCATTTCCTAAGCAGATGACAGTTATCCTGTTGCACCTTCGGTTCTCCAGTTCCGTTGAAGGTTTCTGGAAGTGTGAGAAGCCCGCTCCAGGACTCCTTTTTTACCACTGCGGGAGAGACCAGCTTAGTGCTGTAAGCATAGGAAGGTTGTGTTAG